The sequence atatagatatatatagtcACTCAGCCACAATTTCGAATGCACAAAAACTTCTATGACATATGTTAATTTTTTGAGATGAATATTCTATTCAATAgtatacataaaaaatattatttttatacaaaaattataaattttcatCGTAGATATGGGCCGATTTGATCTGTTTCATTGATATAGATCCTGTAAAATAGATTCGGATGAGAACTActcttatattaaaataaaaacatctaaaaaaatatttgtttgataTTTTCTTATGCTAATTAAGGGTGATATCATcattaaaataaagaaaaaatagtttttttggtacattaacttgttcattttttattttgatccattaacttttcatgttttggttttggtacaccaacttttaattttcggtgattttggtccaactgctgATGTGACATCGAAAAATGCTGATATGACATCGGAAAATGATGACATGACATCGAAAAATGTTGATGTGTCAAGCTTCCACATAAGCAATTGGACCAAATCaccgaaaattaaaagttaatatactaaaaccaaactttgaaaagttaattgaccaaaaccaaaaaatggATAAGTAAATGGGATCGGgaccaaaaaaaaaagcattttccttaaaataaatcaaatttttattgAGACACCATAAGTAtagatataaattatatatttactttGGTTTTtctgatattttttattaaacgAAGATTAAATAGTTTTGTGATCTTATGGTGGTATTTTTTGACAAAGGGCCACCCGAGAAATAGTTGCTCTGAATCTATAATGTATCATAATGTATAGAATGTTGTTTTCAGTTTTAGTTTAGATCTAGTATATTGGATCATTGGTAATTTGTAATATAAAcattaaagaaaatatttttcaattagtAATTTGAAAACGAGTGCAATTGAAAAGAAGATAAAAGGCACCAATCAAAACGCACCCTTTATATCCTGAAAGCAAGACTGAATTGCCTTTTTCCACCTTTTTTCCTTCTCTTTGGTCAAAATTTTAACCAAATTtgctaaaatttaaaatttcaaaggtATCCCATGCGTTGAGTAAATACCAAACAGACAGCAACCACAACACATTTTCATAAATTGTGGCATAAAATGTAAAAATTGTAAACATGTTTTAGATATATAAATAGTCTTAAAGGATGTGTTTGACAAGCAAATCGAGTCCGTTTATGAGTTTTTCCTATCACAACACATTTTCCTAGTTAACGATCAAGTTTAATTGAGCTTAATTCGcctcaaatttaaaaatataaatgatgTTTAATTTACAAATTAATTCTAATCCCTTTAATTAAAtgatatatcatcataaaaatGAAAACTATGCGTTTCCCATCCAATTGCTAAGCATTAATACAAAATACAAACTACAATATATAATAAACACAAGAGGTTTGGATTATATACGCACTTCGTCCCCAACCCCAATCCCAACCCCATTAAGATTATTAATCACCATATTTAATCACCATTACATCGGATAATCATGATCCTAATACCTCCAAGCTGACGTGGCAACCAGTGGCCTGTCATGCCAGCAAAGCAGCATCTCCGCCTGTCTCTTGGCCACGTGGAATCCCCGAACTTCCACTTTCCTAAGCAAAAACTCCGCCTGAAACTCGGCGAACTGGCTCAGCCCCACCTGCCTCAGCCCCGCCACCACCAGGGCCTCCCTCAGCGGCGTCGCGCACCGCCCGGCGGCCTCCACTCCTTCCATGATCTTTGGGAACAGCACGAAAGTCTCTATGCGCTGCATGTGATccccgccgccgccgccgccgtcaAAGTTAGCAGCTTCCAAGGATTCCAACAGCGTGGAGTAAAACTCCAGCCCATCGATCACCGTCTGCCTATACGACGGCGACCCGAAACCCATCGGCCCTTCGACGTCCACGTGGACCACCACTTGCGGAGAAACTTGCCGGAGATCGTTCAGAAATCCAGACCCGACGTGCCGGAATATCGCGGGAGACAATAGAACCGCAACCTTCTCGCCGTCCATGAACTTGATGGACTTGAAAGATAAGTATTCGAACGTTCGTATCAAAACAAACTCAATCTCGAACCTTATATTAAGCTCTCGCGCGAACTGCGCCAAGTTTTCTCTGATCAATCTTGATTCCATGGCGTGCTCTTCGGGAACAATAGCCGAAATCCGAAGAATCGGCAGCCCGCCTTTACGCGAGTCCGCCTTCTCCGTCAGTTCTCTCATGAAGGAAGCCCAGTGGCCGCCAAGCCCGATGTCGAAATCGATGACGTGGACTCGAATGGAGCCTTCCAAAGCGTCGAGCACGGCTTGATTAGCCGTGAAGCTCGAAAACATGGTGATGGGAGATATTCCGGCGAAGGTTTTTTGGGCTTTGATCGTTTGAACAATCTCCGAAGAGGTGGCGGGACGAGTTATCGGATTCGATCCGGTGAGTAGCGATTGGAGGGCTTCTTTGAAATAGAAAGCAGCTCTCTGAAGAGGCTTCCCAGTAGGAGACCTCAAGCGTTGATTGAGCCGCGCTAATATCACCTGCCCGAGTTGAATCGAGTTCGTCTCGAAGCACTCGGCGAGTCGAATCAACTCGTCCACGTAATCGAACCCGACGTTAATCCAATTGCAGCCGTTGAAATCACCCGCAGGTACATCGGAGAGAAGCCCGAAATCACCTGGCACAAACTGGGTTGAATCAAAATTGGAAACAGTTGAAAATTCAGGCAGGGTGTTCTCCGATTGAGAAATGATTATGGGCTTTGAAACGGGGGCGGTTGAGTCATCATGCAAGCCCAATTCTCTCATCAAAGAATCCCAATCCTCCAAGTTTTGATTGATCAGAACATGATCTTGATCTTCCAGCTGAAGAGAGCCCACTATGTTGTTATCAGTGTTGGAATTGGAGGTGGGCTTTTGATCCGTGACGGGGCTTGGGCTACCCCGGAGTTCGAGAACCGATTTGGGCTCGTACGGGGAGCAGCCGGTGGCCGGATTCCGGTTGGCGTTACGCTCGATGGATttggaattgttttgatcgTTGGCAGTAAAGGGTACTTTCATTTCTTGAATAAAACGATCGGTAAAGGGGGAGAAAGCAGAAAGAAACCCTACTTATTAAGGGGAGGGATCTCTACTACGTACGTGTTCTTGAGATATTGAATGAACAAGTATGCGAATTGGAATTTCGGGGGCTCTTTTTGAGTGATGATTGTTGGCTTTTTATCTATGCTTGCATGGGGGTAGGGTtggaaatattatatatatatgtatatatcattGTCATGCATGGGATGCATGTATATTTGCATGAGACGCATACATATGCATAtagacatatatataattatgggggaaatgttttttttttttggtccaataagttgtattttctttgttttggtccattaacttttcaaattttggttttgatacactaacttttaattttcaatgattttGGTTCAATTAGTGACGTGACGTACAGCTAGACACGACAGCATTTTTCTCTCCCACATCATCATTTTTTGATGTCACATCAGCATTTTTCGGGGCAACATCAACAGTTGGACCAAAATATCCAAAAactaaaagttagtgtaccaaaaataaattttgaaaaattagtaaaccaaaacaaaaaaatatacaagttaatggattaaaaaaatgttttcccATATAATGGGCAAAACATAAGAGGAGATGATTAGGGGGAGTGATTGATTTATGAATTGGAAGCTTGTTGCTTAAGGCTTTGAAATTACACTTTAATGATATTGCTTTGTTTGATTCTCGTCAGCTTTCTGTTCTTGCTTGATTTGCCCATTATCTTCCAATATTTCTTCGAATGTGGGTTTTGACTTTGGTTCCCATAGTTTTCACCTTTTTTTTCTCACACAAATTAACATGCTTATCTATAAATCCCATGGCTAGCTTACATAATTAAAACTCATTGTTAGACTTCGCAAGATTCTGAAATGTCAAGACCATATAGACCAGCTTTAATTTGACATTCACGTAAAATGTACGTACGTATTTTCTTAGGTAACTAGAAATCCTAATTAGAGGTGGGTTTTCGGTATTTCGTATccaaaatattggtatgaaaaaaattcataccggtaccgatatcgaaatttcaaaattttcgtatggaaaaaatccatactgataccgtatagatatcgaaaaaaaatttgatataccaaaaaaatgtatatatatcgaaaaaaattcgATACGGTATACTGAAAAGTCGGTATTTTGGTTCCGTATCCCAACCCTAATCCTAATCATTATCAaacatttaaattaaaattcccAAGTTGCCTTTCACACATTTAACGAATACATATCTTTAATGGAGTATATATACcttaaaattcatattttataattttaaaaaaatcatcttATTAAATTTCATATCATATTTAAATATCGTAACTAAATCAAAACTTTCGAAACACAATAtgtgtaaatatatattatgttttatACATAACGTGTGTGCAAAACGCCTAACACATATAACACAAAAGTAGGGTATGCAATTTGGTGAGATAGTGCATGCGCTTTAATTTGGGAATGGCAAAAGGAGTGCTACTACCATTTATCTTAGTGGATGCGAAAAGAAACATTGAAGGTTAGCCAAAAGTAAATGGAACATGGACCAATGGGATATTGTCCGCAcattcaaattattttattttattttattttattttacttttttaaaataatatgtttTAATTTCTTCAATTTGCGTAAAATATATAGTAttagtaaattaatttaaaaaaaactttatttttttccatAATATTCAACAGAGAGCCGATATTCTAGTAGAATGTAGAGattgttataaatatatatatatataattgggaAAGGAGCAAAATTTCTAAGTTAATTTTCTCATATTGGTCGAATTTTGATCATATTATGATaacatgagttttttttttattattagtcTTCTTTTTCCATATCAGTCGGGTGATATGTCAATTGTCATCATATTTTGCACCACGTTagcattttaattaaattaaaaagaactAAAACCGAAATAACTGCAAATGAGTAGACTAATATAATAAATTGATCGACAATATCatgaccaaaaatgaaaaattacaaGTTATTacattaccaaaatatatatatatatatatatatatatatatataggatttTAGTTCTTCAATTCATCAAAATTTGAACTTAGTGGTACTATACTTCTTTTGCATTCTAATTTTGTTCTTTGAGAAATTATTTTGGTAATGTAATAACttgtaatttttcatttttggtcatGAATTATGCATTTTTTCCTATATAATTTGTGATAAATTAATTAGTATTTCAATAATATATTAGTTTAATAAAATGGATTACTCGTTTAAATGTAATTTATGATATACGAGTTCGTTACCACATGCAATTTGTAGTAATTAGAATACATCATtagattatataataatatatgtgAGATTCAcccaattatgaaaattaaattaaataaaacgttataataatatagtaataaAATACATCTCCTTATGCAGTTATGCCCCATATAACATCATCAGAACCAAGTGTAAACATGTGTAGGCAATCCTCGTATAAAAATCATTAGAACAAAAAGATTGTTTGAAAATAACTttcaatattaattttttttcaaaacacttGTCTTTTTTTAGAAGAAACACTTATCTTAATTACTCTTAATAGGAACTTCAAAAAATGAAAACTAAAATCTCATGAGGTCATAATTTTAAGAATAATGCTGAGGTACCATTTATATCTCAtacaatgatatttataataattatatcgtgagttttttttattatatcgtgatattttgatgttatatCGTGATATTTTGTATTTCATGTATCATGAAATTTGatcaataaaatttttgtattgatttttttatggtCTAAGATATGTTGTACAAATTTTGTTGTATATGTATGTAGCATTGctctatttttaaaattataattataaagaCAATCAACTTCTAATTTCTTCCTGACAAGCTAACGATGAATCCCCCGAAATCTTGTTTATTAATAATCGAATAACATAAATGCATAGTATAACGCATGTGTCGGGATACTAACGTCTATAATAATGTATTAAAGTGTGAGTAGACTCTTCAAGCAACTGGTCCACTCAAATAATTAACAGCTTCCAAATCGTAAAAGTAGAAAATTTTGGGACGAAAAACGACAAATGAGTCCAAATGTGGGGAGCTAAAGTTTAACTTTTCCAAGCGTGAAAATGAAACTAAAATATTCCCCAATGCCCACAATGAAAATGCCCCAGAGCCTAATTAATTGGCATATTAATTCCACTATTAAATTCATGGATTAACATAAAGTTTTACACAAAATCGTGACAAATTAACTAATTGGTAGTCATTGTAGGAATTTAGTAGTTTCCGGTGAATTTTTGAGACCGATTGCTTGGATTGAAGAATGTAACGTGTTACGTGTATctgatattattaattaaaggaaatttttttttatcgtaAATGTCATGCCGTGTAATAATTGTTAATGTTTGGAAAAGGACAGAAATTATTTGAATGAAAAGTCACGATTATGGGAAGAGATATGAATATATAAGACAAGATATTTCTAGGAAATAATAGGGAAGAATAATGTGATgcgtaaaaaatattttacaaaactcTCACAATTTGCCAAAAGAATTCACAAgtatttatttcatttaaaattacattatttattattaattaataaagataacaatttttttatttttttaaaaaaacatagtcATCCATCTACGAGGGTCGAGGATATATGAGTCATATATCGATAGAATAGGGAGAAAAATTGAAACGTGAACCTCAAAAAAATAGagtatatactatatatataccTCTGTATTTTTATCTTTTGTTGCTTtctaaatctaaaaatatataaatgtgGAATTGAAACAATTACAAACTTTTGTACTTTATTCAagcatataaaaaaataaatgacgTCAAAATCCTTTGTTCCTAATTATGCTCTAATTGTTCTCGAGTAACACATTTGATACATATATATAGAATGGAATGAAGGATATTCTATAATCATCGAATAATATTTTAGACACGGGGGTTAAATGGTCTTCCTTTATATTATATCATACGCATTCCAACTAAAGaaacacaaacaaaacaaaaacaatctCCGGAAATTACTCATATTTACCATAATTTGCAACCCAAGAATAGCTAATTTCTCATTTATAAGAAATCCCTCAACTTTCGTCCCATGCCACAGGGCTAGGTGATATATAGAGAAAATTTCTTAACTTATCCTATAAATTGGCTGAGATCGGATTTTGGCATTCCGATTAGTTAAATTTGTTATAGGGCGTGTGGTTGATATATCTAACGTCATGTTAACTATTTTTGAAATCGTGTGAGCAGAGGATCAAAAGGTAATTATAAGATAAACTTACACGATCATTTTTTATTCTCCCGCCCCAATTTTTAAATATGTTATGTgaaaaatgagagatttttttCGTAAATAATAACGGTCCTATGTGATTTTCGCTATGTACTATTTGTATTATATATGATATTACAAGAatacacaaaaaaaataaaaataaataaaccaacCCTAAGATTCAAAAGATGGATTTTGAGACGTTGGATGATTCTAGGAGACATGGGGCATCTTGCGCTTTTGTTTTGAGATGATAGGACGATGCATTAGTTGTAGACATATATACTACTTCTCAAAGGTACCAATATTCCACCCTACAAATCAAAAGCCCACTTTAAGCTAACAAACCCTCCTTCACAATTAGTTCTCACCACTTTATTCATTTTAATACCAAAAAGAAATGACCCATAACGTAAAATGGGTCCTACAAATTGACCCGATTGGCAAGGGTATGGATCTACATGTATGTATGAAGTTAtgcatatatatgcatatatctgTCTATTTCAAAAAACTTGATTAAGCTTGTGTTAATTCTCTGTTTAAAAATTTCATTAGAAGCGTATTAATTATGCTTTTTCTTGTATTTTCTGATTTAGCACACCACGCGGTTAAGTTccttaaaattttatgtatttataCTATAAAAAAGTTGAACACCTTAGAGGAAGTACACCatatttttttcccaaaattACCCTTTACACTatataaataagtaaaatagattttatttatatatttacatatttttctcaactaaccATAACAGATTGGATAGAATGATaagtaattttaaaattatttttatattattttagaaactaaaaaacataattttaaaaattattgaaaataatataatatttatatataacatatatacTAAGTATATTGTATTATTTCATACACACGCAACACGTGTGCAGCTACACTAGTATATATTAAACGTTAATTAATTTATGATAGcaggtatatatattttatcatgtCTCGagtttcttaaaattaaaattgaaacttTTAAGAAGGGTAAATTTGAAATAGTATTTCTTCCCTAATACACCTATGAATTTAAATttgggaaaattttttttttaattatctaTTAACTTATCTATTTTTTAGTTTTGATCTATTAACATTTCAAAATTTGGTTTTGATacactaatttttaatttttgattattttggtcCAAGTACTGACGTGTCAGCTTGACATGTTATCATTTTTCGATGTCACATCTGTTGGAGcatgcgttctctgatcacacggatgtgatacccagagcagcggaagtttaaaaattttatttttcgatatggaacgatttcatatagtgggtatcaaatccaaacgattaaaatcttgcaagtaaaaatataaattcacaattaaaatatttttacctcttcaagctaaggcttgattatggactccaacagaatttaatctgctcttcttgtaaatcccgggaaccgatgacttgctcaatcaatctccggaattaggcccacgaacagaaaacttaaACCCTTTGATTGATTGcattagaaatcaatcagatgtttatcgatgagattaaacagatttgatctgtcaattcagaatgtaatttttcacaaaaatcacagactaaattatctcaaaaaggagtagagtatttcgaaaatccccttagaatatttagtgtgtaattcaaaaattccAAGAGAGAATT comes from Henckelia pumila isolate YLH828 chromosome 4, ASM3356847v2, whole genome shotgun sequence and encodes:
- the LOC140864995 gene encoding scarecrow-like protein 15, with translation MKVPFTANDQNNSKSIERNANRNPATGCSPYEPKSVLELRGSPSPVTDQKPTSNSNTDNNIVGSLQLEDQDHVLINQNLEDWDSLMRELGLHDDSTAPVSKPIIISQSENTLPEFSTVSNFDSTQFVPGDFGLLSDVPAGDFNGCNWINVGFDYVDELIRLAECFETNSIQLGQVILARLNQRLRSPTGKPLQRAAFYFKEALQSLLTGSNPITRPATSSEIVQTIKAQKTFAGISPITMFSSFTANQAVLDALEGSIRVHVIDFDIGLGGHWASFMRELTEKADSRKGGLPILRISAIVPEEHAMESRLIRENLAQFARELNIRFEIEFVLIRTFEYLSFKSIKFMDGEKVAVLLSPAIFRHVGSGFLNDLRQVSPQVVVHVDVEGPMGFGSPSYRQTVIDGLEFYSTLLESLEAANFDGGGGGGDHMQRIETFVLFPKIMEGVEAAGRCATPLREALVVAGLRQVGLSQFAEFQAEFLLRKVEVRGFHVAKRQAEMLLCWHDRPLVATSAWRY